The sequence ttgcagtctcccaactctttggtaatgaagacaacaaccgtaaagcttgaacttcatcatcaaaagtaatactaacttttgaaagatgagaaataattgatttaaacttcccaagatgtgctgaaatcgcttcgccttcttgcatcttcagattaaataattgttcacacaacataatcttccccgaggctgatgacttttgatacaacttttcaagtttatccataagatccttcgtactagtttcctcttgtacgttattgtagacttcctccgttagatATCTACGGATCACtgctacacacttgcgatcaagagttgtccattcatcgtctttgcgtgctccctttttcaCAACTCCACCCAAAGGATCAGCaatgtctttctcatataggtagtcttacatctgagacttccaaaacgcaaagttcttcccattaaaaactttaaccctagctaccgtactttcgttattatcacctataactcccactccaatcatactacgataaaccctaaagctctaacccgagctctgataccagttgtcaggattttcttagggaatcactgacaaccgcggaataacggatcttaagatattatgatgaataataagtaaaccaagcacaagcaactataataatacgagaaagataaatcaactcacaagatacAAGAtatatagtggttcgaccaatacatacaacttgtatatattgtctacgtccactttgacttgcaccaactcaaatccactatgaagaaaaacgattacagcgTCGTGtaaatcccagcaaacccttggttacaccgcaacaattacccgagacgataaccttgtctcttgttcctcaccaatatgctctcacaacgaaatcctagctttagacctaaaagctatacaagaaatctctcaccgatctcttaatcgtattCTGCACAATGCACAAATTCTGcaaggcctaactacctatttatataggttacaaacttggccaccaagaattctaaccggtttaggaaaccccttccctaaataaccacggctaactttaggaaataattaattaatcttcaataactaacaatatTATCTAGGTGGTCGAACATCCAAAGTCAAACGCATAGATCTATATTCTAAGACCCATTTTTCATTTCAAATATACCATACCAAACAAAAAGAATAATTTGATAAGTACTTGCATTTAATGCATCAGACAAAACGTAGTTCATAGTTCTTGTACACTGTATTGTCCAAACACGTTAGTCCTATTGCTAAGTAATAAAGCGCGCTTTCTCCCTTGTCATATTTACTCTCTTACAACAGTTCTTTCTTGTTGTTTCCGAAATTCCTTTCCTGCAAAGTATTAGGCTACGATTTTATCAACCACTGCACTAGTCTTCAACAGATCAATCAATAACGAGGGACAACTCTTCTCCAAAGATGCAAACCCATCAGACTTCAAAAACTCTACATGTAAGAAAAATTAATGgataagaaaatatatttttgatCGACCCGAAATTGAACATATGCGCTTGGCACTCCTCGTGAAATACACTTACCTCCAAAGTTTTCGAGTTTCGCTGCAATGTTTAGACATACACTTTTCAGTtgcaggcattactgttgttctgCTAGGGCCAGCGTTGTTGCGATTGTATTTGCAGTTATTTCTGCACATAATTTTGCCTCACACATAGATCTCAACCGAGCAAGATCAAAATGATCTTGCTGCAGTTAATAGATGTTGCATGATTGCAGTTGAAGTGCAAAGAGAATCTGAATTAGAAAGTTCACGTGCTCCAGGAAGTTCATCCGAGTATAAAAATAACAACATGGCCTGTAACACGTAATGTATAAGACCATGCATTTTGCATGTTTGAACTCCATTAAAATCATCCTTCTCTATGTATTGGAAAAAAGAATTTGACAACAGAATGCTGAAATTTATACACAGAGGTAAAACAGGATGCTGAAATTTGACAACAGAATGCTGAAATTTATAAGGCACGGCACTAGTAAATTTATACATAGAGGTAAAACATAGATGTTACTGTAGAATTGAATCTATATATTAAAgtctacgggcatccaactcaaaaccaaatggcaatgagtggagcggtccttgcatattatatttaagctaatcccttccatattatatttaagttaattaagcggattatagcaatgtgggactatttgtATTTTCACACGCCTCCTGTGTAAGGCCGTCACTGGACCTCAGacgtggacctacgtacgagTTACCAGTCCATCGGTAACAGGTGTACACAGGTGAGTGACTAAATCAGGGGGTAACACCTCGGCCAATATCGGCATTGGTCTACACCCCGGGTATACAAGTGAAAAAATCGGTTAAACACTTCGGCCAGTAACTCGGCCTACACCCGGCGTACGTAAGTTTGGGCCTGGGGCTTAGCTCTGacaccatgttaaagtctgcgggcattcaactcaaaaccaattggcaatgagtggagcgacccttccatattatacttaagttaattaagcggattatagcaatgtgggactatttgtcctttcacacTAGAGCATGACAACAAAATTCTGAATTGTCAAAAGCCTTACCTTGAAGGCAAAGGGCTCAAACTCTTCAATGGCTACTGTATCCATGTCTAGATTACCCACTAATTCAAAAAACATAGCTCTAAATACGGGAGATCGAACAACAAGAATCAACTTATGGTCTCTGAAATATTCATTTCCAACCTGAAACGTAACATCTAAACCAAGTTCGGATTCCATCAAACCCTTGAGATTCTGAATCATATCTGATGGAGGTGCAGGAATAACAGAATGAGCTTGCACTATTTCAATTGTATAGTGAATGCTAAGACAATCATCCTTGAGGTAACTTGACGTCTCCAACTCCGAGCTCTTCATATATCGCCCACGTCCCCTGAAATTAATCCATATAGAAACGTCAGTTAAGCACTAGGCAGTCCACAGTAACCCAACTTTGGAAGAAACTTTAGTGAGCAGGGTATGTACTCCCTAAAATGAGCAGTAAATGCTTCATAAGAAGATGTTAAATTTGCCAAGCCGAACAACTAACTTTAATGTCTAGTTCTATCTTTATCTCAGTATGCATTGAAATTGGTTTCTTTCTTCAATTGCGGTGACATCGGAGCAACGTACTTGTGTACAGTTAGGGTTAACAAGGTTTAATTTCCACTTTGTATTAATGCAATTTAAATACCTAAATAAAGCGAATTTACTAGTCTCCTATTCTAGTTTCTGAATTACCCATAAAAAACTGCTGTAAGATTGAACATAATTCAAGAACCATATATAGGAATTGGAAAACAACGTATAGTTCGTACCATGAGCAGCTTTCCTTGTTATATGTTTTTGGATAAAATAAGTTTACTCCTTAGGGATTGAGTTTTTCCAAATAAAAGAACGACGAAATACAATAGGAGCGTTACCAGAAATTTGATGTGAATACGAAGTATGACGAAATTTGTGTTTAGTCTATGCGTCAATCCAGTATATTGTGTAACTAGCTCCATGCCTCTTTAATCAAAATATAATATGTTTGTCTGAATTTTACTAGAGGAAAGTGCAAGTTACTGACTGTCTCAGCATCCTATTAATTTATCAACCATGCATGTTCTTTTTTTGGCCTAAAGTTTTCTGCTCAGCACCAAGGTGAATGCAAATTCTTCTACTTCCCCTAACATTTTGATTTGCAGATTCTTGAATTACTCGAACATGCATACAAATTATACAATCATGTTTAGAATATTTGGGGGCTTCCCGGTGGGTTGGAGGAGAACAAAAGGTCGATGTAACTTCAAATGCATCGGATCCATCTATTGACACCATGGAGGTGGGgatcaaaaccaaagaaaaaGAAGGTCGACGTGAGGGAAAATCCATGGTGTTGAAACTTCTAGGAGAACACGGCATCCTTCTTAGTGATATGAGTTCCGCTGAAACCTGCAACAAAAATATATTATCCTCATGTCAAAGATGTTTAAATTCATTGCTGAATCtatttaagaaaaagaaaatatattatattataaattaGCTTGAAAAtgttgaagaaaaataatattaaaaaatatatatatgttatCAATTAGCTTGAAAATGTTGAAAAAATAGACAAAAAAAGTAGTTGAATAATAATGCAGCAATAAATTCGATTGGAAGACATGTAGCTATCATTCACCTAATATATGGAGCCAGCAATTCATTGTCAAACACCAGAACGTAGATATTATTTAGATATGGCTGCTGCCTGCTATTACCATATCTCTATTCTAACTAATCATTCAATATATTCAGTAGAGTACATGAAATGTATCTTATCAGGCTTCAAAATGGTAACAGAGACAGTTTTTGACCATCCTGAATCCCTGATAATGAGTATAAACCCGTAACCAGACAAAGGTTGCACTCATACAACATTCGTAGTTTTCGCCTAGTAACTGCCAACATAAAGTCAGCTCTTCAAAAAATAGGCAATCGAAAAATACATATAAGTCACATTTTAAGGATAATGCTTATATATCTAGCAATACAATAGAAGCCAACGTGAATGCAAGTCATTAGTCTTATACACTGCAATCCAAACCCAAACGATATCAGAAAAGGCATAATTTTGTGATCTCAGTTGAAACATTCAGTTACTGCCATGAATTCATTCAATAAGAGAAGTCAATTACCAATTCAGTATTCTTGTACTTCTATGTTTTTGTTCTTTATCTGTACTCAAATCCTACTAATCTGTCATGGATGCATCGACAGTGAAAGAATTGCTTTGTTGAACTTCAAATCTTCTGTAACTGACCTTTCGGATCGTCTGTCAACATGGCAAGTAGGCCGTCATCGGAACTGCTGCAACTGGTATGGAATTCAATGTTCTACGGACTCATTAAATATCATTTCGGTTGATCTACGAAATGTGGAGCTCGAAATTAACCTCCAAAATGCTGATCCTCTGACTCCAAATACTTCACTTTCAGGTACAATCTCCGCCTCACTCTTGTATCTAACTCACCTTGAGTATCTTGATCTTGGATTCAATGATCTCGACTACTCAAAAATCCAATATCAgctatcaaaattcaaaaatctcCTTCATCTTGATGTCTCCTACTCACTGTTTTCCGGCTCTATTACTACTCAATTTGCCAATCTATCTTCTCTACGATACCTCGACGTGTCTAGTCATGTGCAAGATAATGATCCTACCTCTTTAGGTTATAGCTCTTCCCCCCTTGCTTCCCTAGAATCTCCATCCATAGACTGGGTTCGAGAGTTAGTCAATCTAAGGGTACTGAGATTAAGTGGTGTTGATCTGTCCGAGGCATCTCTGACGAAGAATTGGGCTAAACCAAtatcttttcttgctgatctcaaAGAACTTCATTTATCTGCTTGTAGTATTTCTAGTCCGCTTTTCCCAATCCAGGAGTTCCATAATCTTTCTCGTCTATCAACTCTGAAAATGAATTTCAATGAAAACCTCAATTCTTCAATACCACTTCAGATTGCTAGTCTTACTTCCCTTTCAGTTCTTGAACTAGCTGGTTGCTTTAATTTGCAAGGCTCGATTCCTTACCTTCCTCAGATTAAACAGCTGGATGTAAGAGGAAATGAATATCTCCAGGTAAATCTTTCAGAGATGTTTGAACGTCAATGGCCAAAACTCCAAGCACTTTTGATTTCTTTGACTAGTGTAAACGGATCGATTCCAAGTTCCATATCGAATGCTCCGGTGTTGGTTAGTCTGTTTGCATCAGATTGTTCAATCGATGGATCGATACCTACAACAATTTCTGCGCTTTCAAAATTGGAGTATCTTGACCTCTCTGACAACGACGTAACTGGTTATGTTCCTTCTTTTGGATCCAATATGAAAAGGTTACAATACCTGTCATTGTCAGTAAACAATCTGCAAGGACTGATGCCCGAATCAATTTGCGAGCTTAGTTCTCTTCAACAATTCAAGTTAGACCGTAACAAATTAACTGGACCAATACCAAGTTGCATCACCAAGCTTCAAAGTCTCAGAGTGTTTGATATTAGTGATAACGCGGTTGAGGGCATCGTTTCATTGAACTCGTGGATCAGTAAGTTAAATCTGACTGAACTAAACCTTAACAATAATAGCATCACTGTAGAAATTGCTCAGCAACCATTCCCATCTCAATACCATATGGAGAGTTTAAAGCTGCAGTCATGCAACATTACAGGAGAGATCCCGGCTTTCTTCTGCAAATTTACTAATCTTGATACACTGGAATTGTCTGGTAACAATCTTATAGGAGCTATCCCAGCTTGTCTCTTTAAACACAAATATCTTCGCAATTTAGATCTCTCAAGAAACAAGCTCCAAGGAACCTTACCACATGCTTTTCATTTTGATGATACTCAATTCATGTCCATTAATTTGGCGCGCAACTTTCTAGAAGGTGCACTTCCTGTTCCCTCTCAAATGAATATGGTTTTCGATCTGTCACAAAATCAGTTCACTGGTGAAATCCCATTTGAAGTCGGAGAAAGGCTTTCTAAAGCTCGCTATGCTTCATTATCTAGTAATCAACTATCAGGTCCGATTCCTCACTCATTCTGTTCGAACAAAGCCTTGGAAATGGAAATTAGCATTCGAACTCTTGATCTCTCCAATAACACCTTGAGTGGAAGTATACCTTCCAGTTTGGGAAATTGCAGCTCTCTCTCTTTTCTACACCTTGGCATAAACAATCTCACTGGATACGTTCCAAATGAGCTTGAACAGACAAATATAATGCATCTTCTTTTGCACCATAACCTTCTCAAAGGTACTTTCCCAAACTTCATTCAAAAACTTGAGAGACTGACATATCTTACTTTAGGAGACAACAAATTTGAAGGCAATATACCAACTTTCATTGGCTCATTTCAAGATCTTCAGATTCTCTCTTTAAGGGGAAACTCATTCAATGGATCTATTCCTAAAGGTATTAGCAATTTGGATCAACTACAGATCTTAGATTTATCATTTAACAATATATCTGGTTCACTTGAAGGCAAGCTTGGAAATCTGACAAAGCTAACAAGTAGACCTAATGACACAAACGCACTTTTTAGTGGCGGTTGGTCTGTTACAGATCTTCAACTGCTAATAGGGATCAAAGGGGTCTCACGGTACATTCAACGCTTACATGGTTACAGTTCAGGAATCGATCTATCAAGCAACATTCTCGAAGGAAATATCCCAGAACAGATAGGTCTACTTCAAGGGCTTTCAATGCTTAACTTGTCAAATAATAATTTCCAAGGGAAGATACCAGCGAAGGTTGGAAACATGACCGGTTTAGAGTCATTGGATCTCAGTTTCAATAAGCTGTCTGGAGAGATCCCGAAGGAATTGGTATCCTTGAGCTATCTTGGGTATTTAAACCTATCTTACAATAATTTGAGTGGCAGAATACCCACAGATGCTCACTTCCAAACCTTGGGAGCGGATGGTTCAACTTTCATTGGAAACGATTATTTGTGTGGTGTCCCGACGAAGAAGCACTGCGACGGTGACCCTATTGGTCCTACAGGTGATAATACTAATCTGAATGTAGAAGATGAAGATGCTACAAGGGACAAACTGTTGTTGTTTGGTTCTGTCATTTTGGGTGTTGCAGTAGGGTTTTGGGGTCTATTCTTGGTTTTACTTTGTAGAAAAGAAAAATGGTGGTTTGTATACTGGAGAATTGTCGATAATGTTGTTGATAAATTAACAAGATGTACCTGAACAAGGAGATAATTGAATGTCGTATGATCATTTACACTTTTCTGAGTAGGAAATGTCATTTATGCATTATGAAAGGCTAACAAGTACATAAGTCTACAACTATAAAAGAACATATTGCACAGCAAACATGAACCATATGCAACTTCACAATTCTAAACCAAATTCTATAACTAAGATAACAGCATATTGCTACTCAAAATGAAACAAGCGAATAGGTTCTTTTAGTTTCGAAGTGTACATGAGAGAACTTTGAGCAGGTACTGAGGATTCTCATTCTGATTCAGCTCCAGGGTAACAGCAGATGGTATCCAGTTGCACACGTCTTGTTTTCCTGAATTAGAAACATGTCAAAGATAATGTAATCTACCAAATTAATGAGAATCATCCAAACAGAGT comes from Papaver somniferum cultivar HN1 chromosome 7, ASM357369v1, whole genome shotgun sequence and encodes:
- the LOC113296385 gene encoding receptor-like protein 37, yielding MNSFNKRSQLPIQYSCTSMFLFFICTQILLICHGCIDSERIALLNFKSSVTDLSDRLSTWQVGRHRNCCNWYGIQCSTDSLNIISVDLRNVELEINLQNADPLTPNTSLSGTISASLLYLTHLEYLDLGFNDLDYSKIQYQLSKFKNLLHLDVSYSLFSGSITTQFANLSSLRYLDVSSHVQDNDPTSLGYSSSPLASLESPSIDWVRELVNLRVLRLSGVDLSEASLTKNWAKPISFLADLKELHLSACSISSPLFPIQEFHNLSRLSTLKMNFNENLNSSIPLQIASLTSLSVLELAGCFNLQGSIPYLPQIKQLDVRGNEYLQVNLSEMFERQWPKLQALLISLTSVNGSIPSSISNAPVLVSLFASDCSIDGSIPTTISALSKLEYLDLSDNDVTGYVPSFGSNMKRLQYLSLSVNNLQGLMPESICELSSLQQFKLDRNKLTGPIPSCITKLQSLRVFDISDNAVEGIVSLNSWISKLNLTELNLNNNSITVEIAQQPFPSQYHMESLKLQSCNITGEIPAFFCKFTNLDTLELSGNNLIGAIPACLFKHKYLRNLDLSRNKLQGTLPHAFHFDDTQFMSINLARNFLEGALPVPSQMNMVFDLSQNQFTGEIPFEVGERLSKARYASLSSNQLSGPIPHSFCSNKALEMEISIRTLDLSNNTLSGSIPSSLGNCSSLSFLHLGINNLTGYVPNELEQTNIMHLLLHHNLLKGTFPNFIQKLERLTYLTLGDNKFEGNIPTFIGSFQDLQILSLRGNSFNGSIPKGISNLDQLQILDLSFNNISGSLEGKLGNLTKLTSRPNDTNALFSGGWSVTDLQLLIGIKGVSRYIQRLHGYSSGIDLSSNILEGNIPEQIGLLQGLSMLNLSNNNFQGKIPAKVGNMTGLESLDLSFNKLSGEIPKELVSLSYLGYLNLSYNNLSGRIPTDAHFQTLGADGSTFIGNDYLCGVPTKKHCDGDPIGPTGDNTNLNVEDEDATRDKLLLFGSVILGVAVGFWGLFLVLLCRKEKWWFVYWRIVDNVVDKLTRCT